One genomic window of Campylobacter curvus includes the following:
- the hpf gene encoding ribosome hibernation-promoting factor, HPF/YfiA family, whose amino-acid sequence MNISIVGKQFELTEPIKSYIQNAFESLARYNLDIISGRCVVSADEKQGKKGFSAEFALNMARKDTIVIRQKDKDLYAAIDLAIDRAAKVLRREHDKMTTVKGKDDGKEVRARIGEESIEGVDEIVPMELELYKPLEVEEALEKLKASDMQFYVFNDIDAKMRVIYKRADGKFGLY is encoded by the coding sequence ATGAACATAAGCATTGTAGGAAAGCAGTTCGAGCTTACCGAACCGATCAAAAGCTACATCCAAAATGCCTTCGAGTCGCTTGCTAGATACAACCTCGACATCATTTCAGGCAGATGCGTCGTCTCAGCCGACGAAAAACAGGGCAAAAAGGGCTTTAGCGCTGAATTTGCTCTAAATATGGCGCGCAAAGACACGATAGTCATCCGCCAAAAAGACAAGGACCTTTACGCTGCTATCGACCTTGCGATAGACCGCGCGGCTAAGGTTTTGCGTAGAGAGCATGACAAGATGACGACCGTCAAAGGCAAAGACGACGGTAAAGAGGTCCGCGCTCGCATAGGCGAGGAGTCCATCGAGGGTGTCGACGAGATCGTGCCTATGGAGCTTGAGCTTTACAAACCGCTCGAAGTGGAAGAGGCGCTTGAAAAGCTAAAAGCCAGCGATATGCAGTTTTATGTATTTAACGATATCGACGCCAAAATGCGCGTCATCTACAAAAGAGCCGACGGGAAATTCGGCCTTTATTGA
- a CDS encoding type IV pilus modification PilV family protein, which yields MRRGFSLLAAIFFVVVTSSLCMLALSLSNTTSRQTSEIYLREQAELLAQGATEYAVLEILNHDFKSKGCLPSVKGNFKNDANPILTYEVDITYFGDIGTCAGIPVQSKESAGTVMLDVFVKSYGYDESDRDKMKTPNPIAFHKRTLQKL from the coding sequence ATGAGACGTGGATTTAGCCTGCTTGCCGCGATATTTTTCGTAGTCGTGACCTCCTCTCTTTGCATGCTCGCACTATCGCTGTCAAATACCACATCAAGGCAAACGAGCGAAATTTACCTAAGAGAGCAAGCCGAGCTTCTAGCACAAGGTGCGACCGAGTATGCGGTGCTTGAAATTTTAAATCACGACTTCAAAAGCAAAGGCTGCCTACCTAGCGTAAAAGGAAATTTCAAAAACGACGCGAATCCTATCCTCACCTACGAGGTGGATATAACGTATTTTGGAGATATCGGTACTTGTGCTGGCATACCCGTACAAAGCAAAGAGAGTGCAGGCACCGTCATGCTCGACGTTTTCGTCAAAAGCTACGGCTACGATGAGAGCGACCGAGATAAAATGAAAACCCCAAACCCGATAGCTTTTCACAAGCGAACGCTTCAGAAACTTTAA